The following are from one region of the Myxococcales bacterium genome:
- a CDS encoding protein kinase, which produces MSALPAARYRLVRTIASGGMAQVYDAWLVGEKGFERRVAIKRVLPELLDDTAVRRMFLDEARIVSRLHHGNIVQVIDYGTIDGTEFLAMEYVDGMDARKAVRVASSLGTPMPVGVAAYVVAQVAHALDYAHELRDDRGVQLGIVHRDVTPQNVLLSWTGDVKLSDFGIALAEGRDERTATGIVKGKVGFIAPEQLAGDDVTGAADVFALGATLHALLTGQSPWSDALPGRGADLRVDTELPGPVASLVHACMALEPANRPTARHVSEKASAIAASGLAGDGRSALRDWLAPLARETTQPHHVLDDLMRLALVPVSPANPRTLRVQMLDASAPLPPTPVPAPPRPRRRALAGVAASAALLLAGGTWAYRERTAASPPPGAPAQATAVNEARGAAEPPPEESAPQPPPSAAAEPAAVAPSAAGRSGGRPRARPVARNRPPAAPAAGVGWLRVGGAQLLGARVSLDGKPVGLAPLEQVVPAGKHRLLVTEPSSGRPLVDTAIEIAPSHSRQQPLQVMR; this is translated from the coding sequence TGGCGCAGGTGTACGACGCATGGCTTGTGGGCGAAAAGGGGTTCGAGCGGCGGGTGGCGATCAAGCGGGTGTTGCCCGAGCTGCTCGATGATACCGCAGTTCGGCGCATGTTCTTGGACGAAGCCCGCATCGTGAGCCGGCTTCATCACGGCAACATCGTTCAGGTCATCGACTACGGCACCATCGACGGTACCGAATTCCTGGCGATGGAGTACGTGGACGGCATGGACGCGCGCAAGGCCGTGCGCGTGGCAAGTTCCCTCGGCACGCCCATGCCCGTCGGCGTTGCGGCTTACGTCGTGGCTCAGGTGGCGCACGCGCTCGACTACGCGCACGAGCTGCGCGACGATCGGGGCGTGCAGCTTGGCATCGTCCATCGCGACGTGACCCCTCAAAACGTGCTCTTGTCGTGGACGGGCGACGTGAAGCTGTCCGACTTCGGCATCGCGCTCGCCGAGGGGCGGGACGAGCGCACAGCCACAGGCATCGTGAAGGGCAAGGTGGGCTTCATCGCGCCCGAGCAGCTTGCCGGCGACGACGTCACCGGGGCGGCGGACGTCTTCGCCCTGGGTGCCACGCTCCATGCGCTGCTCACCGGTCAATCTCCCTGGTCCGACGCTCTGCCGGGGCGGGGCGCTGACCTGCGCGTGGATACCGAGCTTCCCGGCCCCGTGGCGTCGCTCGTTCACGCATGCATGGCCCTCGAGCCTGCGAACCGCCCCACGGCCCGACATGTCAGCGAGAAGGCCTCGGCCATCGCCGCCAGCGGCCTTGCCGGGGATGGGCGCAGCGCCCTGCGCGACTGGCTCGCCCCCCTGGCCCGCGAGACCACCCAGCCCCATCACGTGCTCGACGATTTGATGCGGCTCGCCCTCGTTCCCGTATCGCCCGCGAACCCCCGCACGCTGAGGGTGCAGATGCTCGATGCGTCGGCGCCCTTGCCCCCGACGCCGGTGCCTGCGCCGCCGCGGCCGCGCCGCCGCGCCCTGGCGGGGGTGGCGGCGTCCGCCGCGCTGCTGTTGGCCGGCGGAACGTGGGCCTACCGCGAGCGCACCGCCGCCTCGCCCCCGCCCGGTGCCCCTGCACAAGCCACGGCCGTCAACGAAGCGCGGGGAGCCGCCGAGCCCCCCCCGGAAGAGTCAGCCCCGCAGCCGCCTCCTTCTGCGGCGGCCGAACCGGCCGCGGTGGCGCCCTCTGCAGCGGGACGATCCGGCGGAAGACCCCGCGCCCGTCCTGTCGCCCGCAACCGCCCCCCGGCCGCCCCGGCCGCGGGTGTGGGCTGGCTCCGCGTGGGGGGCGCCCAGCTGCTGGGGGCCCGCGTGAGCCTCGATGGCAAACCCGTTGGCCTGGCGCCGCTCGAGCAGGTGGTGCCCGCCGGCAAACACCGGCTGCTCGTCACCGAGCCCTCGTCCGGGCGGCCCCTGGTGGACACAGCGATCGAGATCGCCCCCTCCCACTCCCGCCAGCAGCCGCTCCAGGTGATGCGCTAG
- a CDS encoding sigma 54-interacting transcriptional regulator, with translation MKSDATRRIGLNEVLLVDRLRVSVVEGEGKGRTFEVDADRPVSVGSAPDNHVVLADQTVSRYHVELTRAIGGLRIRDLGSLNGTQLGSLGVNDVIAPLGSTVRLGNTMLRLEDAESREAPQDDDVVEIPSIVGDSPAIRQVRRTVYKLAGASSSVLIQGETGTGKELVARAIHDLSDRAGHPFVVVDCGSMPATLIASELFGHERGAFTGADRRHQGAFERAGTGTIFLDELGELPLQVQSMLLGVLERREFRRIGGERELDVKARVIAATNRDLRAEVNKGAFRADLYFRLAITKVLLPPLRERTQDIDALVSHFAEHLSGQPHTALFSAEALALLRTQSWSGNIRELRNVVEAALTMGQLKLEGGAEGNLEPGAEQLQSYRDARALALTRFEQVYLRDLMARFDNNASEAARQARMDRPYLLSLLRRHGLR, from the coding sequence GTGAAATCCGACGCGACCCGGAGGATCGGGCTCAATGAAGTTCTGCTGGTGGATCGCCTGCGGGTCTCGGTCGTCGAGGGGGAAGGCAAGGGGCGCACGTTCGAGGTGGACGCCGATCGGCCCGTGTCGGTGGGTAGCGCTCCGGATAACCACGTGGTGCTCGCCGACCAAACGGTGAGCCGCTATCACGTCGAGCTCACCCGTGCGATCGGCGGCCTGCGGATTCGCGATCTCGGCAGCCTGAACGGCACGCAGCTGGGATCGCTGGGGGTCAACGACGTGATCGCGCCGCTGGGAAGCACCGTGCGGCTCGGCAACACGATGCTGCGGCTCGAGGACGCCGAGAGCCGCGAGGCACCGCAAGACGACGACGTGGTGGAGATCCCTTCGATCGTGGGCGATAGCCCCGCGATCCGGCAGGTGCGCCGCACGGTCTACAAGCTGGCAGGCGCTTCGTCTTCGGTCTTGATCCAGGGCGAGACCGGCACGGGCAAGGAGCTCGTGGCGCGGGCGATTCACGATTTGTCGGATCGCGCGGGGCATCCCTTCGTGGTGGTGGATTGCGGTTCGATGCCCGCCACGTTGATCGCGTCGGAGCTGTTTGGCCACGAGCGGGGGGCTTTCACCGGGGCCGATCGCCGGCACCAAGGGGCGTTCGAGCGGGCGGGCACGGGCACCATTTTTCTCGACGAGCTCGGGGAGCTGCCGCTCCAGGTGCAAAGCATGCTGCTGGGCGTGCTCGAGCGTCGTGAGTTCCGCCGCATCGGCGGTGAGCGGGAACTCGACGTCAAGGCGCGGGTGATCGCCGCAACGAACCGGGATCTGCGCGCCGAGGTGAACAAGGGTGCCTTCCGGGCCGATCTGTACTTTCGCCTGGCCATCACCAAGGTGCTCTTGCCCCCCCTGCGCGAGCGCACGCAGGACATCGACGCGTTGGTGTCCCACTTCGCCGAGCATCTTTCGGGGCAGCCTCACACGGCGTTGTTCTCTGCGGAGGCTCTGGCGCTCCTGCGTACGCAGAGCTGGAGCGGCAACATCCGCGAGCTGCGCAACGTGGTGGAGGCCGCGCTCACGATGGGGCAGCTGAAGCTCGAGGGCGGCGCCGAAGGCAACCTGGAGCCGGGCGCCGAGCAGCTGCAATCTTACCGAGACGCACGCGCCCTTGCGCTCACGCGCTTCGAGCAGGTCTATCTGCGCGACTTGATGGCTCGCTTCGACAACAACGCGTCCGAAGCGGCCCGGCAGGCCCGGATGGATCGTCCCTACTTGCTCTCGCTTTTGCGCCGCCACGGCCTGCGCTGA
- a CDS encoding DUF1588 domain-containing protein, which translates to MALHPAARHPRTFWLAPAMAGALFACSGNISSQPNGDTGTDEPGTGPGAGGQGGRAGTGGAGMTGAGNRPVDAQGCALPSRRLRQLTAQQVENALAVLFPKVKAALDLPRPGRGENGFSNDSDRLMLTVSDVQKQVTSMAVVADAAAADPAALAPCLKDGLATACVRSFVERFTKLAYRGPVEASEVDDLVAFASAQKTAHGDEKALALLLRRVLLSPRFMFRSEVGTVKEGVAELDGYEKASVLSFTLTDGPPDAELMEAASSGKLDSAAGMRQQAERLLGGAQNAAGARRLFRELFRTESMGSVVKDDVFEGWSSQIAADTRTEAEAFIDHVLWQDDGRLDTLLTAPYTMANKRLATFYGLSGANSLGDSFAKIDYGSEPRSGILGKGGWLSLLAHAGQNDLVKRGRFVREMLLCESVPDPPPTIKAVPPPPGGDLTLREKLVQHAQDPNCSGCHDQMDKIGFAFERFDGVGKFRETDNGKPIDARGEIVNSEASNGSFDGAVALAKHLAASPQVHACIVKHGFRFAFGRVEKSIDACQLDKFAKGFADAQGNLRTLLLDLVTSPAFSQRAAVFE; encoded by the coding sequence ATGGCTCTTCACCCAGCGGCTCGACACCCAAGAACGTTCTGGCTTGCCCCGGCGATGGCGGGGGCGCTTTTCGCCTGCAGCGGCAACATCAGCAGCCAGCCCAACGGCGATACGGGCACGGACGAACCGGGAACGGGGCCGGGGGCCGGCGGGCAAGGGGGCCGTGCGGGCACGGGCGGGGCTGGTATGACCGGCGCTGGGAACCGTCCCGTGGATGCCCAGGGCTGCGCATTGCCATCCCGCCGCTTGCGCCAGCTCACGGCGCAACAGGTTGAAAACGCGCTGGCGGTTCTGTTTCCGAAGGTGAAGGCAGCGCTCGACCTGCCCCGTCCCGGGCGGGGCGAAAACGGGTTCTCGAACGACAGCGACCGGCTCATGCTGACCGTGAGCGACGTGCAGAAGCAGGTCACCAGCATGGCCGTGGTGGCCGATGCGGCGGCGGCCGACCCGGCGGCGCTCGCGCCCTGCCTGAAGGACGGGCTTGCCACGGCGTGCGTGCGCAGCTTCGTCGAGCGCTTTACCAAGCTCGCCTACCGGGGTCCCGTGGAAGCGTCCGAGGTCGACGATCTGGTTGCGTTCGCCTCGGCGCAGAAGACCGCGCACGGCGACGAAAAAGCTTTGGCCTTGCTGCTTCGCCGCGTGTTGCTCTCACCGCGCTTCATGTTCCGCAGCGAGGTGGGCACGGTGAAGGAGGGCGTGGCCGAGCTCGACGGGTACGAAAAGGCCTCTGTCCTGTCCTTCACCCTCACCGATGGTCCGCCCGACGCCGAGCTGATGGAAGCGGCGTCGTCCGGCAAGCTCGACAGCGCCGCGGGCATGCGGCAACAGGCCGAGCGCCTGCTGGGGGGCGCCCAGAATGCCGCGGGCGCGCGCCGCCTGTTCCGCGAGCTGTTCCGCACGGAGTCCATGGGTTCCGTGGTCAAGGACGACGTGTTCGAAGGGTGGAGCTCGCAGATCGCGGCCGACACACGCACCGAGGCCGAAGCGTTCATCGACCACGTGCTGTGGCAAGACGATGGGCGGCTCGACACCCTGCTCACGGCCCCCTACACGATGGCCAACAAACGGCTGGCGACGTTCTACGGACTTTCCGGAGCCAACAGCCTTGGCGACAGCTTCGCGAAGATCGACTATGGCAGCGAACCTCGTTCAGGCATCCTGGGTAAGGGCGGCTGGCTGTCGCTCCTGGCCCACGCTGGACAGAACGACCTCGTCAAGCGGGGCCGTTTCGTGCGGGAGATGTTGTTGTGCGAGAGCGTGCCCGATCCGCCCCCCACGATCAAAGCCGTGCCCCCGCCCCCGGGCGGAGACCTGACCTTGCGGGAAAAGCTCGTTCAGCACGCCCAAGATCCCAACTGCTCCGGTTGCCACGACCAGATGGACAAGATCGGCTTCGCCTTCGAACGCTTCGACGGCGTGGGCAAGTTCCGCGAGACCGATAACGGCAAGCCGATCGACGCCCGGGGCGAGATCGTGAACTCGGAAGCCAGCAACGGGAGCTTCGACGGCGCGGTCGCGCTGGCCAAGCACCTGGCGGCTTCCCCGCAGGTTCACGCGTGCATCGTCAAGCACGGCTTCCGGTTTGCGTTCGGGCGGGTCGAAAAGAGCATCGACGCCTGCCAGCTCGACAAGTTCGCCAAGGGCTTCGCGGACGCCCAGGGCAACCTGCGCACCCTCCTTCTGGACCTGGTCACCAGCCCCGCGTTTTCGCAACGGGCGGCGGTGTTCGAGTAA